A portion of the Pseudomonas protegens CHA0 genome contains these proteins:
- a CDS encoding BrnT family toxin, whose product MYVAWDEAKNHANMLKHGIDFNDAVLMFQRPVLSLRDERLDYGEERWASLGWIRTLVGVVVHTERRGHAVRIISARKATKREAKYYVQRIEN is encoded by the coding sequence ATGTACGTTGCATGGGACGAGGCCAAGAACCACGCCAACATGCTCAAGCACGGCATCGATTTCAACGATGCGGTGCTGATGTTCCAGCGCCCGGTGCTGTCCTTGCGCGATGAGCGCCTGGACTATGGCGAGGAGCGCTGGGCCAGCCTCGGTTGGATCAGGACCCTGGTGGGCGTGGTGGTCCATACCGAGCGGCGGGGTCATGCGGTGCGCATCATCTCGGCGCGAAAAGCCACTAAGCGGGAGGCTAAATATTATGTCCAACGGATCGAAAACTGA
- a CDS encoding BrnA antitoxin family protein — MSNGSKTDWDRLAKTDDQGIDTSDIPELDDDFFRRAEVHLPGKKAVTIRLDADVLEWFKGQGAGYQTRINQLLRQYMQAHRD, encoded by the coding sequence ATGTCCAACGGATCGAAAACTGATTGGGATCGCCTGGCGAAAACCGATGACCAGGGCATCGATACTTCTGATATTCCCGAGTTGGATGACGATTTCTTTCGCCGCGCCGAGGTGCACCTGCCGGGCAAGAAGGCCGTGACCATTCGCCTGGATGCCGATGTGCTGGAGTGGTTCAAGGGCCAGGGCGCGGGTTACCAGACGCGGATCAACCAGTTGCTGCGCCAGTACATGCAGGCCCACCGGGACTGA
- a CDS encoding YbhB/YbcL family Raf kinase inhibitor-like protein: MSRFASRNTWLAVGAALLCLHLPVQAQERFTLNIPGVSDDRLFTTGNASDAKGCGGHNNSPALNWTAGPTGTLSYAIVMHDPDGAKGQGVDHWVHYGIKPTTRQIPAGAGNKPNLEGLAGLNSRNGTSYMGPCPPVGDSAHHYIIQIYALDLPPEALPAGLTRAQLLEKINGHVLRNSSVVRRYSR; this comes from the coding sequence ATGTCTCGCTTTGCCTCCCGCAATACTTGGCTGGCCGTTGGTGCCGCGTTGCTGTGCCTGCACTTGCCCGTGCAGGCCCAGGAGCGTTTTACCCTGAACATTCCCGGGGTTTCGGATGACCGGCTGTTCACCACGGGCAATGCCAGCGATGCCAAGGGCTGTGGCGGGCACAATAATTCCCCGGCCTTGAACTGGACCGCCGGCCCGACCGGGACCTTGAGCTACGCCATCGTCATGCACGACCCGGACGGGGCCAAGGGCCAGGGCGTGGATCACTGGGTGCACTACGGCATCAAGCCCACCACCCGGCAGATTCCCGCCGGTGCCGGCAACAAGCCGAACCTGGAAGGGCTGGCCGGCCTCAACAGCCGCAACGGTACTTCCTATATGGGCCCGTGCCCGCCGGTGGGTGACAGCGCGCACCACTACATCATCCAGATCTACGCCCTGGACCTGCCGCCGGAAGCCCTGCCCGCCGGGCTGACCCGCGCCCAACTGCTGGAAAAGATCAACGGTCACGTACTGCGCAACAGCAGTGTGGTGCGCCGCTATTCCCGCTGA
- a CDS encoding vWA domain-containing protein, producing MSLPVHFLRPAAQGFAAGLLLAVAGCGVSSKPESAAGSSTQGALPQYEVQHADATMAKRAVHPMRLSAPMPAPISSRDSLVAGYRDEPREQYQKLPDNPIHSVAEAPVSTFSADVDTGAYANVRRLLNQGSLPPEGAVRLEELVNYFPYDYALPTDGSPFGVTTELAPSPWNPHTRLLRIGIKASDRAVAELAPANLVFLVDVSGSMDRREGLPLVKSTLKLLVDQLRDQDRVSLVVYAGESRVVLEPTSGRDKAKIRTAIDQLTAGGSTAGASGIQLAYQMAQQGFIDKGINRILLATDGDFNVGVSDFDSLKAMAAEKRKSGVSLTTLGFGVDNYNEHLMEQLADAGDGNYAYIDNLREARKVLVDQLSSTLAVVAKDVKLQVEFNPAQVSEYRLLGYENRALKREDFSNDKVDAGEIGAGHTVTALYEIVPAGEKGWLEPLRYAQAKAPQQSGKQGELAMLRLRYKAPEGGSSRLIERPISAQQPGSLAAASPDLRFAAAVAAFSQQLKDGRYTGNFSLADTVKLAQGAKGADPYGLRGEFVQLVELAQSLQTQAPKAQAAQPVDLSQVQSRLE from the coding sequence ATGTCCCTTCCCGTGCATTTCCTTCGTCCGGCCGCCCAGGGTTTTGCCGCCGGCCTGTTGCTGGCAGTTGCCGGCTGTGGTGTGTCGTCCAAGCCCGAATCCGCTGCCGGCTCGTCAACCCAGGGAGCATTGCCGCAGTACGAGGTGCAGCATGCCGATGCCACCATGGCCAAGCGCGCTGTGCATCCCATGAGGTTGTCAGCGCCGATGCCGGCGCCCATTAGCTCACGGGATTCGCTGGTGGCCGGTTACCGCGACGAGCCCCGGGAGCAGTACCAGAAACTGCCGGACAACCCGATCCACAGCGTCGCCGAAGCACCGGTCTCGACCTTCAGCGCCGACGTCGATACGGGTGCCTATGCCAACGTCCGCCGCTTGCTCAACCAGGGCAGCCTGCCGCCGGAGGGCGCGGTGCGCCTGGAGGAACTGGTCAACTACTTCCCCTACGATTACGCCCTGCCCACGGACGGCTCGCCCTTTGGCGTGACCACCGAGCTGGCGCCGTCGCCGTGGAATCCCCATACCCGCCTGCTGCGCATCGGCATCAAGGCATCGGATCGCGCGGTGGCGGAGCTGGCCCCGGCCAACCTGGTGTTCCTGGTGGATGTCTCCGGCTCCATGGATCGCCGTGAAGGCCTGCCCCTGGTGAAAAGCACCCTCAAGCTGCTGGTGGATCAACTGCGGGACCAGGACCGGGTGTCGCTGGTGGTCTACGCCGGTGAATCACGGGTGGTGCTGGAGCCCACGTCCGGTCGTGACAAGGCGAAGATCCGCACTGCCATCGACCAGCTCACCGCGGGTGGTTCCACGGCGGGCGCCTCGGGTATCCAGCTGGCCTACCAGATGGCCCAGCAGGGTTTTATCGACAAGGGCATCAACCGCATCCTGCTGGCCACCGACGGCGACTTCAACGTCGGCGTCAGCGACTTCGACAGCCTCAAGGCCATGGCCGCCGAGAAGCGCAAGAGTGGTGTCTCCCTGACCACCCTGGGGTTCGGCGTGGACAACTACAACGAGCACCTGATGGAGCAACTGGCCGATGCCGGTGACGGCAACTACGCCTACATCGACAACCTGCGCGAAGCGCGCAAGGTGCTGGTGGACCAGCTCAGCTCGACCCTGGCGGTGGTGGCCAAGGACGTGAAGCTGCAAGTGGAGTTCAACCCGGCCCAGGTCAGCGAATACCGCCTGCTGGGTTATGAGAACCGTGCACTCAAGCGAGAAGACTTCAGCAATGACAAGGTCGACGCCGGGGAAATCGGTGCAGGGCATACGGTTACCGCGTTGTATGAAATTGTCCCGGCTGGCGAGAAGGGTTGGCTGGAGCCGCTGCGTTATGCCCAGGCCAAGGCGCCGCAACAGAGTGGCAAGCAGGGCGAGCTGGCCATGCTGCGGCTGCGCTACAAGGCGCCGGAAGGCGGCAGCAGCCGCCTGATCGAACGGCCCATCAGTGCCCAGCAGCCCGGCAGCCTGGCGGCGGCCAGCCCCGACCTGCGCTTCGCCGCAGCCGTGGCGGCGTTCTCCCAGCAGCTCAAGGACGGCCGCTACACCGGCAACTTCAGCCTGGCCGACACGGTCAAGCTGGCCCAGGGCGCCAAGGGTGCCGACCCTTACGGCCTGCGAGGCGAGTTCGTACAGCTGGTGGAGCTGGCGCAAAGCCTGCAAACTCAGGCGCCGAAAGCCCAGGCGGCGCAGCCCGTGGACTTGAGCCAAGTGCAGAGCCGCCTTGAGTAG
- a CDS encoding RNA polymerase sigma factor, which yields MSAAQSTSDASSDETLLARYRAGDPAAFEVLYQRHRQGLYRFVLSLCGKAELADEVYQETWLSLIRSTSQPQGRASFRTWLYQIARNRLIDHWRKHGQRNPLHDSYDEQLHGEADQAPGPEQQLSLCRDQQRIEAALQDLPEDQREVFLLRAHGDLELPEIASLTQAPLETVKSRFRYALKKLRRLLAEEVLT from the coding sequence ATGTCTGCTGCCCAATCCACCAGCGACGCCAGCAGCGATGAAACGCTGCTGGCGCGTTACCGTGCCGGAGACCCCGCGGCCTTCGAGGTGCTTTACCAGCGCCATCGCCAGGGCTTGTATCGCTTTGTGCTGAGCCTGTGTGGCAAGGCCGAGCTGGCGGATGAGGTCTACCAGGAAACCTGGCTCAGCCTGATCCGCAGCACCAGCCAGCCCCAGGGCCGGGCCAGCTTTCGGACCTGGCTGTACCAGATTGCCCGCAACCGCTTGATCGACCACTGGCGCAAGCACGGCCAGCGCAACCCGTTGCACGACAGCTATGACGAACAACTGCACGGTGAAGCCGACCAAGCCCCCGGCCCCGAACAGCAACTGAGCCTGTGCCGCGACCAGCAGCGTATCGAAGCCGCCCTGCAGGACCTGCCCGAAGACCAGCGCGAGGTGTTCTTGCTGCGGGCCCACGGCGACCTGGAACTGCCAGAAATCGCCAGCCTGACCCAGGCTCCCCTGGAAACGGTGAAAAGCCGTTTCCGCTATGCGTTGAAAAAATTGCGTCGGCTCCTGGCCGAGGAGGTACTCACATGA